From Agrobacterium vitis:
GCGGTGAAGAAATGGTATTAAGCAGCGAAATTGTCGTTGCCCCACCTGCCACGGCAGACTTGGCGAGCGCCACGAGGTCCGGGCTGGCCCCGGATTGCGAGATGGCAAGTGCTGCCGCCCGGTCCAGTTTCAGCGGCGCCTGATAAATCGAGGCGAGGGACGGGCCGAGTGAGGCGACGACGATGCCGAGTTCCAGTTCGACAGCATATTTCAGGAAATGGGCGGCATGGTCGGAAGAGCCACGCGCAATGGTGACCAGCACCGCCGGATCGCGCTTGCGCAACGCCGCGCCCGCTTGTTCCAAACTCGCACGGCTATCGTTAAGCAGCCTGCTGACCGCCTGTGGAATCTCGTTTATTTCCTGGCGCATGGTTGTCGTCATCGTATTTTCCTTATCCTGCGGCTTCCGATCAGGAGCCGATGGTCAATTCCGCAACCAGGTCATAGGCGTCGCTGCGGTATAGCGCTCGCGACACTTCCATCACCCGGCCTGTATCCAGATAGGCGATCCGCTGCACCGAAAGCGCGGCAGAGCCCGGCGGCATGCCGAGCAGTTTGGCATCTTCATCCGTCAATATGACTGCCGAAATGCGCTGATTGGCGCGCACGGGTCTAATCCCGACACTGCCAAGTGCTGCATAGAGAGAGTTCTCAACGCGGGAGGGGTCCGGCAACAGATCATCCGGCAGATTGGTGCGTTCCAGCGCAATCGGCATGTCGCTGGCGGTGCGCAGCCGCACCAGCCGTGCTACTCGGGCCGTTCCAGAAAGCCCAAGCGCCATGGTTTCTTCCGGCGTCGGCAAAAACAAGCCGCGCTCCAGCCAACGTGATCCGCTGACCATGCCGCGCCGGGCCATATCCTCGGTAAAGGATGTCAACCGTGTCAGCGGTTGCTGCATGCGCTTGACGGGCTTGACGACAAAGGTTCCAGCGCCCCTGCGGCGAACCAGAAGACCTTCAACAACCAAATCGTCTATTGCCTTGCGCACCGTGACGCGGCTGATACCTGCTGCCTCGGCAATGTCGCGCTCCGCTGGCAGGGCGTCGCCATGCTTAAGCTGTCCGGCCTCGACGGCATCTTCGATCAGCGTCTTCAACTTGATATAAAGCGGGCCGCCTCGGCTGGATTGCAGGCTCGCAAAAGCAAGCACATCCGTCTGCATGTCATGCTCCCCATATCCTAGCCAGAATGCCTATGGTTATTTTTTGATTACAGTACCAAGGCAATACCAATTTGGCAATAATGTTTCATTGGTCTTCTCAAGGATCAGCGCGCCACTGCAAATTGCGCTGATAAAACAGATATTTCCCTCAAAAAATAGGGGAAATTATCATTCCGTCTGGACGATTGGCATTTTTTTGGTATTATTCATTAACAAGAATAAATAAATGGAACAATCGTGCATAGCTCGTCGAACCAGTGTTCCCCGGGCTGCGAACGAAAACGATGCTGAAACTGTGAAGGGTTTGGGGCGGTCATTTCGAAATGTGAAAATAAATTTCACGACCTTGCGGAAAATTGCTTTTTCTATTGACGAAACCGCCGAAAATTCGCAGTCTCAAGAAAATAAATTACGTGAACGGGGAAAGTTCCAGCATGAAAGTCGCCATTATCGGGCTTGGTTTCCGGCTTGGTTATCTCGGTCGAGTGCTCAGTGAGATCGATCCGTCTTTCGAAATTGTCGGCTATGTCGATCCTGATCCGGCAGGTCTGCCTGGATTGGTTGAGTTGGGTGTATCGCCCGGCAAGACATATGAGACGCCAGAGCAGTTGATTGCGCAAGGCGGTTTCGACCTGCTGATGATCGGCTCTCCCAATCATTTGCACCTTCAGCATATCCGTCTAGGGCTTCAGGCCGGTTTGACGGTGTTTACTGAAAAGCCGATTGTAATTTCCATCGAGGAAAGCCTCGAACTCGCCTCGCTTCTGCATACCTATGGTCATGACCGGTTGTTGGTCGGCCTCGTTCTTCGCTATTCGCCGCTCTACCGCGATTTGCGCCAGGCGCAGGCGGATGGCCTGCTCGGCAATGTCGTCTCCATTGAAGCGTCGGAGCATATCGAGCCTTATCATGGCGCCTTCTTCATGCGCGATTGGCGCCGTTACGGGCGCTATACCGGCGGATTCATGCTGGAAAAATGCTGCCACGATCTTGATCTTTACAACGGTGTTGTTGGCGCTCGGCCGCGGTTCGTCGCCAGCTTTGGTGGTCGCAAGAGTTTCATTCCGGAAAATGCGCCGGAGCAGGATGGCGTTAACGACATGGAAGTCTATCACCGCAAACCAAGCGGTTGGCTGGGCTCCGACAAGGTCTTTGATAGCGATGCCGACATTATCGATTACCAGACCGCGATCATCGAATATGAGAATGGCGTGGCGATGACGTTTCACACCAATCTCAATGTGCCCGATCAGTTTCGCCGTTTCTGCGTGATCGGCTCGAAGGGCATGGCTGAGGGTGATTTCGTGCGCGGCTTCCTCGATGTCCATAATGCCCGTAACAACGACAAGGTCATTGCCAAGACCTATAGCGCGCCTTCCGAGAAGTCGCAGCATTACGGCGCCGACGAACAAATGGCAGCCGATGTGCTGGCCTTTATCGAGACCGGAGCGAAGCAACCGGTTTCCGCTCTCGATGCCATTGAGGCCGGTATTCTGGCCCTGGCGCTGGATCAGGCCCGGGCCGAGCGCAAGGTGGTGGATCTCGCGCCTGTCTGGGCGCGTTACGATGCCTGCCTGCATGGCGAGGCGTCCGCCGCCCCTGCAAAGTCGGCATAGGGGATGGTCATGGAGGCGAAACGCAGAGCTGTTTTCTTCGCCTGGTGCCTGTTGTTGCCAGCAACCATCTATATCGCCATCATCGTTGCTTATCCGCTGGTCGATACTTTCATCCTGTCTTTCACCGATGCGTCATTGAAACGGGTGACGAACTGGGTTGGCTGGGATAATTACAACAAGATCTTCAACGCCACCTTCGCAGACGTCATCATCCGCACCTTCGTGTGGACGTTCTTTTCCGTGCTGTTCAAGATGATTATCGGCACGTTCGGCGCGACGCTTCTAAACACTGCCGTGCCAGGGCGAACCTTGTTTCGCATCCTGACCATGCCGCCCTGGATCGTGCCGATGGCTATCGGCATTTTCATGTGGGGCTGGATGTATAACGGCCAGTTCGGGATGATTTCCGGCATGTTGCAACGTGTTGGCCTGGTCGATGGCCCGGTTGCCTTCCTCGCTTATGGATCGACGGCGTTCTGGGCGACAATTTTCACCGATGTGTGGATCGGCGTGCCAATGGTGACGCTTTATCTGTTGGCGGCGATGCAGGCGATCCCGCAGGATCTGCATGAAGCAGCCTGGACGGATGGGGCCGGGCGGTTCTACCGGTTCCGCCGCATCACCCTGCCGCTGCTGATGCCAGCGATGATTACCATGTCGATGATTTCGCTGATCTCCACCTTCAACTCCTTCGATATCATCTGGATTCTGACCCGTGGCGGCCCAAGCGGTGGCACGACGACGATGATTATCGATACCTATAAGACGGCGATTGGGTCTTACAAATACGGTGAAGGGGCGGCGCGCGCCGTGCTGATCTGCATCTTCCTGTCGATCTTCAGCTATTTCTACTTCCGCGTCACCAGCCGCCTTTCGCAGGAGCATTCCCGATGAGCATCAACAGGCAGGCGATGATCAATCGCTACAAATGGTATGAAATCATCGGCATCTATTGCGGTATTGCGGTGTTTCTGACCTTCGTGCTGGCGCCTTTCGTGGAAGGGTTCCTGGTGTCGTTGAAGCCGCTCAGTCAGTTGTTTTCGTCGCCTTATCGATTCTGGCCGGAAAATGGCTCATTCGAAGCCTACCGAACCATGTGGGACCATGTTCCGGGCTTTGGCCGCTATATCTTCAACTCCTTTTTCATCTCGATCACTGCAACCGTGGTTGTTCTGCTGCTCGTCGTTCCCGCAGCCTACGCCTTTGCCCGTTTCGAATTCCGGGGCAGGGGCGTGTTGCTGGGAACCTTCCTTGCCGTCAACATGTTTTCAGGCGCGGTCCTGCTCATTCCGATCTTTCGGCTGATGCGCATTTCGGGGATGCTGAACACCTATTTCGCGCTGATCGTGCCGCTGATCGCCTTCCTGATCCCGACGGCTATCTGGCTGTTGAGAACTTATATGATGCGGATTCCACGGGAGCTTGAGGAAGCGGCTTATGTGGATGGGGCCAGCTATTTCTATACGTTCCGGCGCGTGGTTCTGCCGCTTGCCATGCCGGGGATTGCGGTTGTCGGCATCACCACCTTCATTACCGCCTATGCCCAGCATTTCATCTTCGCGCTGACCTTCAACTCGAAGACGGAATATATGCCGTTGCCGATTGGCCTGTTTGCCTATTTCGGGCGTCAGGAAGTGATCTGGAATGAGCTGATGGCCGCAAGCTTCGTCGGTATTGCGCCGGCGATGATCATGATCTTCTTCCTGCAACGCTATCTGGTCAGCGGCCTGACGGCGGGTGCAGTCAAGTAGGCAACCGGTTTCAAGACGACCAAGAAACGTTTAACGTCAACAAAGGGGAACCATCGATGAAACATACTTTGACCATCATGGCGGGCGCTCTGGCGCTGCTGGCAAGCTCGGCTCTGTCGAGTTTTGCTGCGGATAAGGAAATCAGCTGGATCTATTGCGGCGACAAGATCGATCCGGTGCATGAGAAATATATCAAGGTCTGGGAAGGCAAAAACCCCGGCTGGAAGATTGCGCCGGAAGTGGTCGGCTGGGAACAGTGCCAGGATAAGGCCACTACCTTGGCTGCCGCCGGAACGCCGGTTGCCATGGCTTATGTCGGTTCGCGCACATTGAAGGAGTTCGCCGAGAACGACCTGATCGTCAAGGTGCCGATGACGGACGCCGAAAAGAAGAGCTATTATCCGAATATCGTCGATACCGTGACCTTCGACGATACCCAGTGGGGCGTGCCGATTGCCTTCTCCACCAAGGCGTTGTTCTGGAATAAGGACCTGTTCAAGAAAGCCGGTCTTGACCCGGAAACCCCGCCGAAGACCTGGGCCGAAGAAATTGCCTTTGCCAAGCAGATCAAGGAAAAGACCGGTATTGCCGGTTATGGCATGCCAGCCAAGACGTTCGACAACACCATGCACCAGTTCATGCATTGGGTTTATACCAATAACGGTCAGGTGATGGACAAGGACGGCAAGATCGTCATGGACAGCCCGGAAGTGCTGGCAGCGCTTCAGGCCTACAAGGACATCGCCCCCTATTCGGTTGAAGGGGCAACCGCCTACGAGCAGAACGAAATCCGCGCTATCTTCCTCGACGGCAAGGCCGGCATGATCCAGAACAGCACGGGTGCCGCTTATCGCCTGCTGAAGACCGATATCCACTGGGGCGTGACGACTTTGCCGCTCGGTCCTTCGGCCAAGGGTCCCGGCACGCTGCTGATCACCGATAGCCTGGCAATCTTCAAGGGCTCCGGTGTCGAGGACAAGGCAACCGAATTTGCCAAATACATTACCTCGCCAGAACCGCAGGAAGAATACGAGCTGACGACCGATTCCGGCCTGACGCCGCTTCGTCCTTCCGCCAAGGTCGATCAACTGATCAAGGACAAGCCCTATTGGAAGCCGTTCATCGATGGCATCGCCTTCGGTGGTCCGGAGCCTTTGTTTAAGGATTACAAGGGTTTCCAAAACGTCATGATCGAAATGGTTCAGTCTGTCGTCACGGGTAAGGCCGAACCTGCGGATGCCTTGAAAAAGGCGTCGGCTGCTATCGACCAGTACAAGTAATCATCGGGGCTCCGGCTGCGGATCATACGGGTTCGCAGCCGGTTTTTGTTTGGAATTTTGCCGGTCGCCGTTTGGTCGCCGGTTGGTATGGAGACGCAGCGCGGTGGGCCAGCTTTATCTCAACAAAGTCGTCAAATCCTTTGGCCATTTCGATGTCATCAAGGGCGTCTCGCTCGACATCAAGGACGGCGAATTCATGGTCTTCGTCGGCCCATCCGGCTGTGGCAAGTCCACGCTGCTTCGGATGATCGCCGGACTGGACGATACCACCAGCGGCGATATCGTTATCGATGGGGCACGGGTCAATGCGCTGCCGCCGGTTGAGCGCGGCATTGCCATGGTGTTCCAGTCCTATGCGCTCTATCCGCATATGACGGTGTTTGAAAATATTGCTTTTCCGCTGCGGGTCGAGAAAATGCCCGAGGCGCAGATCCATGAAAAGATCGATGCGGTGGCCAAGGTTTTGCAGCTCGATCAGCGCTTGCAGCAGAAGCCGGGCCAGCTTTCCGGTGGGCAGCGCCAGCGTGTGGCCATTGGCCGGGCCATTGTCCGCGAGCCGAAGATTTTCCTGTTCGATGAGCCGCTTTCCAACCTCGACGCAGCCTTGCGTGCCGACATGCGCATCGAGCTGACGCGGCTGCATCGGCAGCTGAAAGCAACGATGATCTACGTCACCCACGACCAGATCGAAGCGATGACCATGGCCGACCGGATCGTCGTGCTGCATGGCGGCAATATTGCCCAGGTGGGGGCGCCGCTGGAGCTGTACCACAAGCCGCAAAACCTGTTCGTCGCCGGGTTTATCGGCAATCCGAAGATGAATTTCGTGCCGGTTTCCTGCAAGGGTGTCGGGCCGGATGGCGTTACCGTTGCCTATGAAGGCCGGATGCTGACCATTCCTGTCACCGGGCGTCCCGATATGCTGGGGCAGGACCTGACGCTTGGCATTCGTCCAGAACATCTGGCGCTCGGCAAAGGCGATTTTTCCATTACCGTGATCCCCAGTGTCGTCGAGCGGCTCGGTGCCAGCACAATCGCCTATGCGTCCTTGGCGAGTGGTGAACCCTATTGCGCGGTCTTCCCAGGATCTGCGCCCGTTCAGCCAGACCAGCCCATGACAACGGCGATCAAGGCCAGCGATTGCCATCTGTTCGATGCCGATGGTGAGGCGCTGGAACGCCATATCAATTGGCAGGCGGAAACGCTGCCGGATGCGCTGAAGGCGGTTCAGGAATAAGGGCAGGCGAATAGGCGGAAGCGCGGCTACCAGACCAGGCCGCGTGCCGCCACATCTTCCACCCGCGTCACCACACCATCCCGGTGAAATGTCATGATGTCGTAAAGGTTTGACACCACGCAGGTGTGGTTGGGAATGATCCACACTTTCTCGCCGATCTCTGGCCGTCTGCCGGTAATTTTCGACAGATCGACGGTGCCGTGTTCTTCGGACAGGCCGGTAATGACGGCATCCGGGTAGTCGACAATCAAGCCATAATCGCTAAAGCCGAGCAGATCGGATGTCAGCGCTTTGGAGCCGGCATCCAGAATGGCGCGGTCCGGTGTCGGACGTGACACGACGGTGGCTAGGATATGCATGGCGCAATCGTCAAGCGTGCCGTGCCCTGCCTTCGCCATGCTCCGGTCGCTATAGATATAGGTTCCAGCCCGATGTTCGGTTGCCGATGGCACGAGATGGGCGGAAAACAGGCTTGGCGTCCCACCATTTGAGACAATAGGACAGGCAATGCCGAGAGTGGCAAGGCTGGCGAGGATTTGGGCAAAAAAGCTTTCAACCACCAGCTCGGTGTGAGCTTTGGGATATGTCATCACTCCACCGAACCGCAGTGTGTTGCTGGCGAAAATCGCTTGTGCCAGGCCAACCGCGTCTGATGGTGTCTGCACCCCGCAGCGTCCCGCACCGGTGTCGCATTCCACCAGCACGGTCAAAGGTTTGCGATCTGCAAAATAGTTTGAAAGGCCTTCCACGGTCACGATGCTGTCGGCCACCACCTTCAGGCCGGAAATCCGTTCATTCAGGGCAGCAAGTCTCACGAGCTTTTCAGGCCCAAGAATATTGAAGGTAATCAATATGTCCTCGAACCCGGCATCGGCAAACACCTCGGCCTCGGTGATTTTCTGGCAATTGATGCCGGTAGCGCCTGCCTCTTGCTGTTGGCGCGCCAGGGCCGGAATCTTGTGGGTCTTGATATGCGGGCGAAAGGCAAGGCCGTGGGCATCCATATAGGACTGAACCCGGGCGATATTGGCGGTAAGCCGATTCTCGTCAATCAGCGGCAGCGGGGTCGACAGCGAGAGAACCGTATCGCCGGGTCTTGGACCTGGTCTGTCAATTGGGCGGTTCATCTCAGGCAGTCTCCGTGTCCTGGGCAAGGTTGAAAGGGTCGGCAATGATCGGCCAGATATCGCGACGAACGCGCCGATAAGGGTTGGTGGCCGGATTATTGGGATAAGGTGATCCCGCTGAACAGTAAAGGATCTCCGAGGCGATCTTCGAAAATGCCGCATAGAAATGATTGGTGGATTTGATCGCAAGGATATGTTTGGAGGTTGGATCGATACCGAGTGCTGTGAACAGCGAAGGGTCGTAGCTTTGCACGCGAACGGAACTCAGCACGATGTCGATACCGTTCAGGTGGATATGAGCGGCGTCGCCAAACGGGGCGACACTTTCGCCAAACCGCATTTCTGCGTTGGGTACGAGTTTTACCACCCTCACCAATCCATCGATCGGGTTGCCGGTTCCCGGCGCGGATTTCGCACCAAAGCGCAGCGGGATCTCCGCTCCTTCGCCAGCGGCCATGCAAATCTGCACGGCAATTGGGTCCCAGATCATGCCGACCGCTGTATTGGTTGCGCCCCGCGCCAGAAGTTCCTCAAGCAGGACCGTCGCATCACCCGCCGTGCCGCCGCCGGGATTGTCCCACATGTCGGCAATCACGACAGGCCCGGATGGATTTGCGAGCGCCTCTGCCACGGCCTGTTTTTCGTCGATCTGCGGCATCATGAACGTGCCGCGTTTTTCAAACAGTTCAAGGCCAAGGCTGCGGGCCAGCATCTGGCCTTTTTCGGCCTTGCCATTGGTGATGGCAATGGTTTTCGTCCCCATTTCCGGCACGTCGCCTGCCATGAACCCGTGAATGACCGAGAGCGACAGGACATCGGCATCGTCCTGTTCGATCTGCATCAGTTTGTCTACAAAACCGCGCATCGGCTGGCGCGACGTCGGGAAGACATCGATCATCCGGCAATCGAACACCGACATGACGGGGGTAATGCTGCCTTCCAGCGTATCAACGACGATCCGCCAGAGATCGTGAGCGCGGTCAACGAAATCGGTATGGGGAAATTCCTTGAAGACAACGAACACATCCGCCGCCTCAACCCGCTTGCCCGTCAGGTGGCTATGCGGGTCCAGTTCTGCGGCAAGCAGCACATCCGGCCCGATAATGGCGCGGATGCGGCTCAGGAAATCGCCTTCCGGGTCGAGATAGCCATCCGCCACCATGGCGCCGTGCAGGCCGAGCACGACGGCATCGACGGGAAGTGCTGCCGTCAACTGATCGAGGATTTCGTCGCGCAGGCTCTCATAGGTCTGCCGATTGACGAGCCCGGCCGGATCGGCCCAGGTCGCGGTGCCTTCAATCAGCACCCAGCCTTTCTGGCCGCATACCTCCCGGCCAACGGTGATTGGCGCTGTGCACAGCGTTGGGGTTGCCGGGTGCTGCCCGGGTGGCGCGTAAAGGGAAGCCTCGAAAGCACGCCGGTCGATGCAGATCGGCGAGAACGTGTTGGTTTCCGTTGCAAGGGCGGCTGTAAAAATGCGCACGGAGTGGCCTCCAATCACGGTTGATGGTCAGATGGTTGGCGATCAGGCGACGCTAATGGGGGTTGAGCCCATCGGGTTGGGCAAATAGCCGGTAAAGCCTGAAATTTTCCAGCGGCCTTCGTGCAAGCGACAATAATAGAGCGTTTGCCATTGCATGGTGTCGAAACCGCCATCGGCTTTTTTGATGCCGCCATCGAATTTTTTGCGCACTAAAGCCGTCTCGCCTTCGATTTCGATCTCTTCCAGCGTGGTGGTAAAGAAAATCGCCGTGCGCGGGTCTTCACCATGGCTCTGACCGGCAAAATCCTGGGCCTGGCGCAGCCATTCGTCGCGATAGGCCGCGAGATTGGGGAAGGTCAGGCGCCAATGGTCCGGATTGGTATCGCGATTGCCGTTGATGCCGATGAAGCCGTCCTCGACGAAATCGCCTTCCACCATCGACCAGTCTGCAGCCAGAAAAGCATCGATGTCGCGGGGCACCAGCATCTCCCAGATGGCATGGCGCGCAGTATCGGTTTCCGGGAAGGGGTTTTTGAAGGGATCGCGCATCTCAGCCACCTTTGTCTAAATTATTTTCATGTTCTATGAAAATCCCTAGTCAAATTCGGTTTTCTATGGTGAATTGTCAATTGATTAAGAAAATAATTTGCATGAGGGCGAGATGACGATCAAGCGATATGGTGCAGAAAAAGCAGGTGCCGGCGGGCAGAAACTGCCGTTTGCCCGGGCGGTTGAAGCGGATGGCTGGCTGCATGTCTCCGGCCAGGTGGCGATGGAAGACGGCGAGATCATTCAGGGTGGGATTGTCGAGCAGAGCCATAAGGCAATCGGCAACCTGATCGCCATTTTGCATGAGGCTGGCTATGGCGTGGAGCATGTCGTGCGCTGCGGCGTCTGGATTGATGATCCGCGGGATTTTTGGAGCTTCAACAAGATCTATCAAGGCTATTTCGGCGAACATCCGCCAGCCCGCGCCTGTGTGCAGGCCTCGATGATGGTTGATTGCAAGGTCGAGATCGACTGCATAGCCTATAAGGCGACCAAATAGGGTTGGTTTGTGAGGGCTTATGGATATCTTTGCCACCATACAGGAAGATCGCGCGCAATTTTCGCCTTCCGAACAGCGGATTGCCGACATCCTCCTGAGTGAGCTGGATTTTGCCGTTGGCGCGTCGATCATCGAGCTGGCGGAAAAGGCGCAAGTGTCGCCGCCGACCGTGACCCGCTTTTGCCGCAGGCTTGGATGCCAGAGTTTTTCGGATTTCAAGGTCAATCTGGCGAAGACTGCCTATGTTGGCGTGCGTTACCTGAACCCGGAAGCGAAAAGCACCGAGCCGCAGGATGTTGCCGAGGACGTCATCACCAAGGCGCAGAATGCCCTGTTCATGATGCATCGCTCGCTGGATGCCGCCATGATCGAAAAGGTTGCGGACCGGATTTCCCGGGCCGAAATGATCTATGCATTCGGGTCGGGCGGCAATTCCTCGATGATTGCTTCGGAATTGCAGAACCGGCTTTTTCGGCTGGGGTCACGGGTTACGGCTTGCAACGATCACCATATGCAATTGATGCTGACGGCAGCGGCGCGCAGCAATGATATCATTGTCGGATCATCCTTCTCGGGGCGCAATCTGGAGCTGGCGCGCTGTTTCGAGCTGGCGCGTGACAACGGCATTACCACGATTGCCCTGACCCAGAGTGACAGCGCTGTCGCCAAGGCTGCCGAGCTGGTCGTTGGTATCGACCTACCGGAGGGCGATAATATCTTTCGCCCGACTTCGACCCGCTTTGCCTATCTGGCCATGGTCGATGTCATCGCTAGCCTGGTTGCCTATCGTAATCGCAAGCTTTCCATGGTGACGCTACGCCATATCAAACAACAATTGGTCGAACATCGCGATGGCGACGACCGTCAGATTCTCGGAGACTAGGATGGCGAAATCCGTGGCTGTGGTAACAGGTGCCGCCGGTGATATCGGGCGGGCAATTGCCAGCCGTCTTGCCGCAAGCCACGATGTGGTGGTGCTGGCCGATATTGATGGGACTGCGGTGAATACGGCTGCGGTCAGCCTCGGGTCCGGGGAGATATTCGTGCCTGTGGTCTGTGACGTCACCGACGAGGCCAGCATCGACGCTCTGACATTTGCGGTGCAGGGGTTTGGGGTGACCAGGACTCTCGTCAACAATGCTGGGGCGGCAAGGGCCGTCAGTCTGCACGACACCGATGCGACCATCTGGCGCCAGGACAACGCGCTCAATCTCGAAGCTGCATTCCTGACCTTCAGGGCGTTGGAAAATCAGTTGAAGCAATCACAAGGCTCGGTCATCAATATTGCCTCGGTGAATGGCATGGCCGTGTTCGGCCATCCCGCCTATAGCGCGGCGAAGGCTGGGCTGATCCATCTGACCCGATTGATCGCGGTGGAATATGGCAAGTTCGGCATTCGCGCCAATGCCGTTGCGCCCGGCACGGTGCGCACCCAGGCCTGGGAGGCGCGCGCCGCTGCCAATCCTGCCGTGTTCGAAGAGGCCAAGCGTTGGTATGCGCTGCAACGGATCGCCACCGCGCAGGATGTTGCTAATGCGGTATTTTTTCTGGCTGGCGATCAGGCTGCGGCCATTACCGGCGTCTGCCTTCCCGTCGATTGCGGGTTGACGGCAGGCCAAAGCGAACTCGCCCGGACATTTTCGCAATCCGAGCATTATTGATCCTCCATCCATTCAGAGTTTAAGGGGAACCGTCATGGCTGAAGTCGCTTTTCGTC
This genomic window contains:
- a CDS encoding GntR family transcriptional regulator; the protein is MQTDVLAFASLQSSRGGPLYIKLKTLIEDAVEAGQLKHGDALPAERDIAEAAGISRVTVRKAIDDLVVEGLLVRRRGAGTFVVKPVKRMQQPLTRLTSFTEDMARRGMVSGSRWLERGLFLPTPEETMALGLSGTARVARLVRLRTASDMPIALERTNLPDDLLPDPSRVENSLYAALGSVGIRPVRANQRISAVILTDEDAKLLGMPPGSAALSVQRIAYLDTGRVMEVSRALYRSDAYDLVAELTIGS
- a CDS encoding Gfo/Idh/MocA family protein, producing MKVAIIGLGFRLGYLGRVLSEIDPSFEIVGYVDPDPAGLPGLVELGVSPGKTYETPEQLIAQGGFDLLMIGSPNHLHLQHIRLGLQAGLTVFTEKPIVISIEESLELASLLHTYGHDRLLVGLVLRYSPLYRDLRQAQADGLLGNVVSIEASEHIEPYHGAFFMRDWRRYGRYTGGFMLEKCCHDLDLYNGVVGARPRFVASFGGRKSFIPENAPEQDGVNDMEVYHRKPSGWLGSDKVFDSDADIIDYQTAIIEYENGVAMTFHTNLNVPDQFRRFCVIGSKGMAEGDFVRGFLDVHNARNNDKVIAKTYSAPSEKSQHYGADEQMAADVLAFIETGAKQPVSALDAIEAGILALALDQARAERKVVDLAPVWARYDACLHGEASAAPAKSA
- a CDS encoding carbohydrate ABC transporter permease, whose product is MEAKRRAVFFAWCLLLPATIYIAIIVAYPLVDTFILSFTDASLKRVTNWVGWDNYNKIFNATFADVIIRTFVWTFFSVLFKMIIGTFGATLLNTAVPGRTLFRILTMPPWIVPMAIGIFMWGWMYNGQFGMISGMLQRVGLVDGPVAFLAYGSTAFWATIFTDVWIGVPMVTLYLLAAMQAIPQDLHEAAWTDGAGRFYRFRRITLPLLMPAMITMSMISLISTFNSFDIIWILTRGGPSGGTTTMIIDTYKTAIGSYKYGEGAARAVLICIFLSIFSYFYFRVTSRLSQEHSR
- a CDS encoding carbohydrate ABC transporter permease, with protein sequence MNRQAMINRYKWYEIIGIYCGIAVFLTFVLAPFVEGFLVSLKPLSQLFSSPYRFWPENGSFEAYRTMWDHVPGFGRYIFNSFFISITATVVVLLLVVPAAYAFARFEFRGRGVLLGTFLAVNMFSGAVLLIPIFRLMRISGMLNTYFALIVPLIAFLIPTAIWLLRTYMMRIPRELEEAAYVDGASYFYTFRRVVLPLAMPGIAVVGITTFITAYAQHFIFALTFNSKTEYMPLPIGLFAYFGRQEVIWNELMAASFVGIAPAMIMIFFLQRYLVSGLTAGAVK
- a CDS encoding ABC transporter substrate-binding protein, producing MAGALALLASSALSSFAADKEISWIYCGDKIDPVHEKYIKVWEGKNPGWKIAPEVVGWEQCQDKATTLAAAGTPVAMAYVGSRTLKEFAENDLIVKVPMTDAEKKSYYPNIVDTVTFDDTQWGVPIAFSTKALFWNKDLFKKAGLDPETPPKTWAEEIAFAKQIKEKTGIAGYGMPAKTFDNTMHQFMHWVYTNNGQVMDKDGKIVMDSPEVLAALQAYKDIAPYSVEGATAYEQNEIRAIFLDGKAGMIQNSTGAAYRLLKTDIHWGVTTLPLGPSAKGPGTLLITDSLAIFKGSGVEDKATEFAKYITSPEPQEEYELTTDSGLTPLRPSAKVDQLIKDKPYWKPFIDGIAFGGPEPLFKDYKGFQNVMIEMVQSVVTGKAEPADALKKASAAIDQYK
- a CDS encoding ABC transporter ATP-binding protein, which codes for MGQLYLNKVVKSFGHFDVIKGVSLDIKDGEFMVFVGPSGCGKSTLLRMIAGLDDTTSGDIVIDGARVNALPPVERGIAMVFQSYALYPHMTVFENIAFPLRVEKMPEAQIHEKIDAVAKVLQLDQRLQQKPGQLSGGQRQRVAIGRAIVREPKIFLFDEPLSNLDAALRADMRIELTRLHRQLKATMIYVTHDQIEAMTMADRIVVLHGGNIAQVGAPLELYHKPQNLFVAGFIGNPKMNFVPVSCKGVGPDGVTVAYEGRMLTIPVTGRPDMLGQDLTLGIRPEHLALGKGDFSITVIPSVVERLGASTIAYASLASGEPYCAVFPGSAPVQPDQPMTTAIKASDCHLFDADGEALERHINWQAETLPDALKAVQE
- a CDS encoding D-TA family PLP-dependent enzyme; the encoded protein is MNRPIDRPGPRPGDTVLSLSTPLPLIDENRLTANIARVQSYMDAHGLAFRPHIKTHKIPALARQQQEAGATGINCQKITEAEVFADAGFEDILITFNILGPEKLVRLAALNERISGLKVVADSIVTVEGLSNYFADRKPLTVLVECDTGAGRCGVQTPSDAVGLAQAIFASNTLRFGGVMTYPKAHTELVVESFFAQILASLATLGIACPIVSNGGTPSLFSAHLVPSATEHRAGTYIYSDRSMAKAGHGTLDDCAMHILATVVSRPTPDRAILDAGSKALTSDLLGFSDYGLIVDYPDAVITGLSEEHGTVDLSKITGRRPEIGEKVWIIPNHTCVVSNLYDIMTFHRDGVVTRVEDVAARGLVW
- a CDS encoding M81 family metallopeptidase; translated protein: MRIFTAALATETNTFSPICIDRRAFEASLYAPPGQHPATPTLCTAPITVGREVCGQKGWVLIEGTATWADPAGLVNRQTYESLRDEILDQLTAALPVDAVVLGLHGAMVADGYLDPEGDFLSRIRAIIGPDVLLAAELDPHSHLTGKRVEAADVFVVFKEFPHTDFVDRAHDLWRIVVDTLEGSITPVMSVFDCRMIDVFPTSRQPMRGFVDKLMQIEQDDADVLSLSVIHGFMAGDVPEMGTKTIAITNGKAEKGQMLARSLGLELFEKRGTFMMPQIDEKQAVAEALANPSGPVVIADMWDNPGGGTAGDATVLLEELLARGATNTAVGMIWDPIAVQICMAAGEGAEIPLRFGAKSAPGTGNPIDGLVRVVKLVPNAEMRFGESVAPFGDAAHIHLNGIDIVLSSVRVQSYDPSLFTALGIDPTSKHILAIKSTNHFYAAFSKIASEILYCSAGSPYPNNPATNPYRRVRRDIWPIIADPFNLAQDTETA
- a CDS encoding RidA family protein, with the translated sequence MTIKRYGAEKAGAGGQKLPFARAVEADGWLHVSGQVAMEDGEIIQGGIVEQSHKAIGNLIAILHEAGYGVEHVVRCGVWIDDPRDFWSFNKIYQGYFGEHPPARACVQASMMVDCKVEIDCIAYKATK